The following proteins are co-located in the Dietzia timorensis genome:
- a CDS encoding gamma-glutamyltransferase family protein: MTRPEPDSPHDPIGDPRDKPPADPRVTPEQVGAHAGAGTPGPRRPGAVSRFFARRSLLSLGAAGLALIVVASVVTAIVVNHKPGELPAPQVMASPGAVAETSDCAPTAEGAAASGDSGPREGMEAASAQNFAVSTANPLASEAACRVLASGGTAADGLIAAQAVLGLVEPQSSGLGGGGFAMYHDADDDKTTTYDGMEAAPGAAEPTDLAQVSSDDDGAPQPSVRASGRSIGVPGIPALLGALHDDHGDKSWEESFAPATTLADDGFEVSQRLEDAVRGAKDDLKEVDAARDYLMPDGRRVRAGDTLRNPEYSATLAALADGPDAFYSGEVGDAVLDSARSEEGGRTPSRMEKSDLEDYEVRTGDPLCIRYRDAQLVCAPDAPESGGTAVLSALGMLQNVELPAPETPSDDGGDPAPESAHLISEAERLALADRSAYSADPTFVEPPEGETFSLLDPGYLAQRAALLDPEESMDSAEPGKEPATTDDKKEEGTSHISIVDGDGNMASMTTSLQSNFGSFHMAGGFFLNNHLENFATEPEKDGEPVANALAGGKRPRTAMAPTMVFSAREDGSIGTPFLATGSPGGSEITSYVVKNLVAMLDWGMDPQSAADLRNFGAVSRSEAIVESGWGATDGSDGDDLVDALDGPGPDPKESSMPSGTATILRHDGALIGGADPRREGEVRGG; this comes from the coding sequence GTGACTCGGCCAGAGCCAGATTCCCCCCACGACCCGATCGGCGACCCGCGCGATAAGCCGCCGGCCGATCCGCGGGTCACGCCCGAGCAGGTCGGCGCGCACGCCGGCGCCGGAACCCCCGGCCCCCGCCGCCCGGGGGCGGTGTCGCGGTTCTTCGCGCGCCGCTCGCTGCTTTCCCTCGGGGCGGCCGGGCTCGCGCTCATCGTCGTGGCTTCGGTCGTGACGGCGATCGTCGTCAATCACAAGCCGGGCGAGTTGCCGGCCCCGCAGGTCATGGCCTCGCCGGGCGCGGTCGCCGAGACCTCCGACTGCGCCCCGACGGCCGAGGGCGCTGCGGCGAGCGGCGATTCGGGTCCGCGCGAGGGCATGGAAGCCGCGAGCGCGCAGAACTTCGCGGTCTCCACGGCCAACCCGCTCGCCTCGGAGGCGGCCTGCCGCGTACTCGCATCGGGCGGCACCGCCGCGGACGGGCTCATCGCGGCCCAGGCCGTGCTCGGTTTGGTGGAGCCGCAGTCCTCAGGGCTCGGCGGCGGCGGTTTCGCGATGTATCACGATGCCGACGATGACAAGACCACGACGTACGACGGCATGGAGGCCGCGCCAGGCGCCGCCGAGCCGACGGACCTCGCGCAGGTCTCCTCCGACGACGACGGTGCCCCGCAGCCCAGCGTCCGCGCGAGCGGCCGCTCGATCGGCGTGCCCGGCATTCCCGCGCTTCTCGGCGCGCTCCACGACGACCACGGCGATAAATCGTGGGAGGAGTCCTTCGCGCCGGCCACGACGCTGGCGGACGACGGTTTCGAGGTGAGCCAGCGCCTCGAGGACGCCGTCCGCGGCGCGAAGGACGATCTCAAGGAGGTCGACGCCGCGCGGGACTACCTCATGCCCGACGGGCGCCGCGTGCGCGCCGGCGACACCCTGCGCAACCCCGAGTACTCGGCAACTCTGGCCGCGCTCGCCGACGGACCCGACGCCTTCTACTCCGGCGAGGTCGGCGACGCCGTGCTCGACTCCGCGCGCAGCGAGGAAGGCGGCCGCACCCCGAGCCGCATGGAGAAATCCGACCTCGAAGACTACGAGGTCCGCACCGGCGATCCGCTGTGCATCCGCTACCGCGACGCGCAGCTCGTGTGCGCCCCGGACGCGCCCGAATCCGGCGGCACCGCCGTGCTCTCCGCGCTCGGCATGCTGCAGAACGTCGAGCTCCCCGCCCCGGAAACCCCTTCCGATGACGGCGGAGACCCTGCGCCCGAATCCGCCCACCTCATCTCCGAGGCGGAGCGTCTCGCGCTCGCCGACCGCAGCGCCTACTCGGCCGACCCCACTTTCGTAGAACCACCCGAGGGCGAAACGTTCTCCCTGCTCGACCCGGGGTACCTCGCCCAGCGCGCCGCGCTTCTCGACCCCGAGGAGTCGATGGATTCCGCCGAGCCCGGCAAGGAGCCGGCGACCACCGACGACAAGAAGGAGGAAGGCACCTCGCACATCTCGATCGTCGACGGCGACGGCAACATGGCGTCGATGACGACCTCGCTACAGTCGAACTTCGGCTCGTTCCACATGGCAGGCGGCTTCTTCCTCAACAACCACTTGGAGAACTTCGCCACCGAGCCCGAGAAGGACGGGGAGCCGGTGGCCAACGCGCTCGCCGGTGGCAAGCGTCCTCGCACCGCGATGGCGCCGACGATGGTGTTCTCGGCGCGCGAGGACGGCTCGATCGGCACTCCGTTCCTCGCCACCGGTTCGCCCGGAGGCTCGGAGATCACCTCGTACGTCGTCAAGAATCTCGTCGCGATGCTCGACTGGGGCATGGACCCGCAGTCGGCCGCGGACCTGCGCAACTTCGGCGCGGTCTCGCGCTCGGAGGCGATCGTCGAGTCGGGCTGGGGAGCGACGGACGGTTCCGATGGGGACGACCTCGTCGACGCGCTGGACGGGCCGGGCCCCGATCCGAAGGAGTCCTCGATGCCTAGTGGCACGGCGACGATCCTGCGCCACGACGGCGCACTCATCGGCGGCGCCGATCCGCGCCGCGAGGGCGAGGTTCGCGGGGGTTAG
- a CDS encoding poly-gamma-glutamate biosynthesis protein PgsC/CapC has product MESLVGDVAEYYLAVAFFIGVVASYAFHRLTFISLGGLISVGYLAGALVQPLNVIATIVLSLVSYWLLYNLVLRFFVLSSRRAFELGVLMGMVLGLLYEVVVSQYLFERGFEWGTMTIVGFMVPGLIAHEFKRQGVMRTLVPLVAIVAGVGALALGVTLASKALLGAEALSMDALSGTEQIDFNRIAIAVFVSVIVAALLSDYLGLLSGGYVTAAILVLTISGWVPALVLLGAVAVTYGFVTLACHYLPVFGKQRLTLGILISGIVTMAAQMIVLEQTGQAVFTGFVVVALVLPALIANDVIRVGVWRTGLGMATTGAAVAGALALAG; this is encoded by the coding sequence ATGGAAAGCCTTGTCGGTGACGTCGCAGAGTACTACCTGGCCGTGGCGTTCTTTATCGGCGTCGTCGCCTCGTACGCCTTCCACCGGCTCACCTTTATCTCCCTCGGTGGGCTGATCTCCGTCGGCTACCTTGCCGGCGCACTCGTCCAGCCGCTCAACGTGATCGCCACGATCGTGCTGTCGCTGGTGAGCTATTGGCTGCTCTACAACCTCGTATTGCGCTTCTTCGTGTTGTCCTCGCGGCGCGCGTTCGAGCTCGGCGTGCTCATGGGCATGGTGCTCGGCCTGTTGTATGAGGTCGTCGTCTCGCAGTACCTGTTCGAGCGCGGATTCGAGTGGGGCACGATGACGATCGTCGGGTTCATGGTTCCCGGACTCATCGCGCACGAATTCAAGCGCCAGGGAGTCATGCGGACGCTGGTGCCGCTCGTCGCGATCGTCGCAGGCGTGGGGGCTCTCGCGCTCGGCGTCACACTTGCGTCGAAGGCGCTGCTCGGGGCCGAGGCCCTGTCGATGGACGCGCTGTCGGGGACGGAGCAGATCGATTTCAACCGTATTGCGATCGCCGTGTTTGTATCGGTGATCGTCGCGGCGCTGCTTTCGGACTACCTCGGACTGCTGTCGGGTGGATACGTGACGGCGGCGATCCTGGTGCTCACGATCTCGGGCTGGGTTCCGGCGCTCGTGCTTCTCGGAGCGGTCGCCGTGACCTACGGATTCGTTACCCTCGCGTGCCACTACCTGCCGGTATTCGGAAAGCAGCGGCTCACGCTCGGGATCCTTATCTCGGGAATCGTGACGATGGCCGCGCAGATGATCGTTCTTGAGCAGACGGGGCAGGCCGTGTTCACGGGGTTCGTCGTGGTCGCGCTCGTGCTGCCCGCGCTGATCGCGAATGACGTGATCCGCGTCGGCGTGTGGCGCACCGGGCTCGGCATGGCCACGACCGGCGCCGCGGTCGCGGGCGCCCTGGCGCTCGCGGGGTAG
- the pgsB gene encoding poly-gamma-glutamate synthase PgsB has product MVILLVIAAVFLTGVLCTTALHFRSHRARLRDLETIVHVNGIRGKSTVTRLIHGALHESGRTTVAKTTGTYACVLAPDKSEHPIMRRYAPNILEQFSIFGKWINKSVNAMVVECMAVRPEYQKFCQDKIVRADIVVITNVRIDHTEEMGETLEEIAKSLCSTMPRGGVVVTGEHNPDVLEVMRAECEKANTRLIVADTDQVSDEHVGAYRYLQFKENVAVGLEICKLLDIDTETALRGMLAAEPDPGMVTVDTIPIDGKRVHWVPAFAVNDKESTISVLDEVDNMLPEGCPKIGLLNNRSDRGTRAELFAEIVCEDVDHHFAKLALLGDLERPVAEKIVGNGWEDEDVLRLGAATNPSRAELLDSLVHSVPGDDVAIVGMVNIHSAQAEMLIEYFENAEKVPFESAGRQPEGPDEQLIQAKLDRELLSEYEHEFAEYGVDVHDEDDMAALGITTPAPKTEFIKFEAALKVLARRQKVKAGQN; this is encoded by the coding sequence GTGGTCATCCTCCTGGTAATAGCCGCCGTCTTCCTCACCGGCGTTCTATGTACCACCGCGCTGCACTTCCGGAGCCATCGCGCACGGCTCCGCGACCTGGAAACAATCGTTCACGTCAACGGGATCCGCGGAAAGTCCACGGTGACCAGGCTCATTCACGGCGCCCTCCACGAATCCGGTCGCACGACCGTCGCGAAAACCACCGGCACTTACGCCTGCGTACTCGCCCCCGACAAGAGCGAGCACCCGATCATGCGTCGATACGCGCCGAACATCCTCGAGCAGTTCTCGATCTTCGGTAAGTGGATCAACAAGTCCGTCAACGCGATGGTCGTCGAGTGCATGGCCGTCCGGCCCGAGTACCAGAAGTTCTGCCAGGACAAGATCGTCCGGGCGGACATTGTGGTGATCACCAACGTGCGCATCGACCACACCGAGGAAATGGGCGAGACCCTCGAGGAGATCGCCAAGTCGCTGTGCTCGACCATGCCGCGCGGCGGCGTCGTCGTCACCGGCGAGCACAACCCCGACGTGCTCGAGGTGATGCGCGCCGAGTGCGAGAAGGCGAACACGCGACTCATCGTCGCCGACACCGATCAGGTAAGCGATGAGCACGTCGGCGCGTACCGCTACCTGCAGTTCAAGGAGAACGTCGCGGTCGGGTTGGAGATCTGCAAGCTCCTCGACATCGACACCGAGACCGCGCTGCGCGGGATGCTTGCGGCCGAGCCGGATCCGGGCATGGTCACCGTCGACACGATTCCCATCGACGGTAAGCGCGTCCACTGGGTGCCGGCGTTCGCGGTCAATGACAAGGAATCGACGATCTCCGTGTTGGACGAGGTCGACAACATGTTGCCCGAGGGCTGCCCAAAGATCGGGCTCCTCAACAATCGTAGTGACCGCGGCACGCGCGCCGAGCTCTTCGCCGAGATCGTGTGCGAGGACGTCGACCACCACTTCGCCAAGCTCGCGCTGCTCGGCGATCTCGAGCGGCCCGTTGCCGAGAAGATCGTCGGCAACGGCTGGGAAGACGAGGACGTGCTGCGCCTCGGCGCCGCGACCAACCCGAGCCGCGCCGAGCTTCTCGATTCCCTCGTCCACTCCGTTCCCGGCGACGACGTTGCGATCGTCGGCATGGTCAACATCCACTCCGCGCAGGCCGAGATGCTCATCGAGTACTTCGAGAATGCGGAGAAGGTGCCGTTCGAGAGCGCCGGTCGCCAACCCGAGGGCCCCGACGAGCAGCTCATCCAGGCCAAGCTCGACCGCGAGCTCCTCTCCGAATACGAGCACGAGTTCGCCGAGTACGGCGTCGACGTGCACGACGAGGACGACATGGCGGCGCTCGGCATCACCACGCCCGCCCCGAAGACCGAGTTCATCAAGTTCGAGGCAGCGCTCAAGGTGCTCGCCCGGCGGCAGAAGGTGAAGGCGGGGCAGAACTGA
- a CDS encoding GNAT family N-acetyltransferase: MSGTASLTLVDNTDKARFELWDGGTMLGLVGYEIEPSSLSGPTIYRLMHTVVEVNFGRQGIARLLVTMVLTRLRFDGAQIAPVCSYVQRYLGRFPEYKPLVARGR, translated from the coding sequence ATGAGCGGCACTGCTTCGCTGACGCTTGTCGACAACACCGACAAGGCCCGCTTCGAACTGTGGGATGGCGGCACGATGCTCGGTCTCGTCGGCTACGAGATCGAACCGTCGAGCTTGTCTGGGCCGACCATCTACAGGCTGATGCACACCGTTGTCGAGGTGAACTTCGGTCGCCAGGGCATTGCGCGGTTACTCGTGACGATGGTGCTTACGCGGTTGCGCTTCGACGGCGCACAGATCGCCCCCGTCTGCAGCTATGTGCAGCGCTACCTCGGCCGCTTTCCCGAGTACAAGCCACTCGTCGCGCGCGGACGCTAG
- a CDS encoding alpha/beta fold hydrolase, which produces MTDKKIRLPGSGVEIAYDLRGPAGGPAVVQLHGLTSSRARDRAFALDLGSALTGARVLRFDARGHGASTGTREPCDYTWNALAEDLFALLDEVFPGERVHGIGQSMGTATLITAATMDPARFASLTLGIPPTIWDTRAAQSENYREAADFVERLGREAFGERERGAPQPPAVDPNRPFVLPDVRDEWLPSAFRGAAATDLPPADDVAQLTMPALLLSWIDDPAHPESSARALRRVLSSAALEVASTPAEVNAWPATIAEFIASAPRA; this is translated from the coding sequence ATGACGGACAAGAAAATTCGGTTGCCCGGCTCCGGAGTCGAGATCGCCTACGATCTGCGCGGGCCCGCGGGTGGGCCTGCGGTCGTGCAGTTGCACGGGCTCACCTCCTCCCGTGCGCGGGACCGGGCATTCGCGCTCGACCTCGGTTCGGCGCTGACCGGCGCGCGGGTACTGCGCTTCGATGCCCGCGGGCACGGCGCCTCGACAGGCACTCGCGAGCCGTGCGACTACACGTGGAATGCGCTGGCCGAGGACCTGTTCGCCCTGCTCGACGAGGTGTTTCCCGGCGAGCGCGTGCACGGTATAGGCCAATCGATGGGCACCGCGACGCTAATTACCGCGGCGACGATGGACCCTGCACGCTTTGCCTCGCTCACCCTCGGTATCCCACCGACGATCTGGGACACGCGCGCGGCGCAGTCGGAAAACTACCGAGAGGCTGCGGACTTCGTTGAGCGGCTCGGACGCGAGGCCTTCGGCGAGAGGGAACGCGGCGCGCCGCAGCCGCCCGCGGTGGACCCGAACCGGCCCTTCGTGCTGCCCGATGTGCGCGACGAATGGCTTCCCTCTGCGTTTCGCGGCGCCGCGGCCACCGACCTGCCCCCGGCCGATGACGTCGCGCAGCTGACGATGCCGGCCCTGCTTCTCTCGTGGATCGACGACCCCGCGCACCCGGAGTCCTCCGCCCGCGCGCTGCGCCGCGTCCTCTCGTCGGCTGCGCTCGAGGTGGCCTCCACCCCCGCAGAGGTAAACGCGTGGCCAGCGACGATAGCCGAATTTATCGCGAGCGCTCCCCGGGCGTAA
- the thiC gene encoding phosphomethylpyrimidine synthase ThiC — MSDSFATADSAAASGALAGAREPGEAKNTAPVDAVTCGPIYSSSKAFVDVPCEDAGDCGTLHIPWRRIELTNDSTFDVYDTSGPYTAYAEDGSDCHDLADGLPRLREGWTHPVPSGGASTQLAWARAGFVTPEVRFIAAREGFEPEFVRAEVAAGRAVIPANHKHPECEPMVIGKAFMTKINANIGNSAVTSSISEEVEKMVWATRWGADTVMDLSTGKDIHDTREWILRNSPVPIGTVPIYQALEKVNGDPVKLTWELYRDTIIEQCEQGVDYMTVHAGVLLRYVPLAAKRVTGIVSRGGSIMAAWCLAHHQESFLYTHFGELCEILREYDVTFSLGDGLRPGSIADANDEAQLAELRTLGELTGIAKSYGVQVMIEGPGHVPMDKIVENVRLEEEWCEEAPFYTLGPLATDIAPGYDHITSAIGAAMIAQAGTAMLCYVTPKEHLGLPNRDDVKTGVITYKIAAHSADLAKGHPKAQERDDALSTARFEFRWRDQFALALDPDTAVEYHDETLPAEPAKTAHFCSMCGPKFCSMRISQDIREYAAENGLDTVEAIEAGMAEKSEEFAEAGNRVYLPIDAK; from the coding sequence ATGAGCGATTCATTCGCGACCGCTGATTCCGCCGCTGCCTCCGGAGCCCTCGCGGGTGCCCGCGAGCCGGGCGAGGCCAAGAACACCGCACCCGTCGATGCGGTGACGTGCGGACCGATCTATTCTTCGTCGAAAGCATTCGTCGACGTCCCGTGCGAGGACGCCGGCGACTGCGGCACGCTGCACATTCCGTGGCGGCGCATCGAGCTGACCAACGACTCCACTTTCGACGTCTACGACACCTCCGGCCCCTACACCGCCTACGCGGAGGACGGTTCGGACTGCCACGATCTCGCCGACGGGCTGCCGCGGCTGCGCGAGGGGTGGACCCACCCGGTCCCCTCCGGCGGAGCGTCGACCCAGCTGGCCTGGGCACGTGCGGGATTTGTGACGCCGGAGGTCCGGTTCATCGCTGCCCGCGAGGGATTCGAGCCCGAGTTCGTGCGGGCCGAGGTCGCCGCCGGCCGCGCCGTCATCCCGGCCAACCACAAGCACCCCGAGTGCGAGCCGATGGTCATCGGCAAGGCGTTCATGACCAAGATCAACGCGAACATCGGCAACTCGGCGGTGACGTCCTCCATTTCCGAAGAGGTCGAGAAGATGGTGTGGGCGACCCGCTGGGGCGCGGACACCGTAATGGACCTGTCGACGGGCAAGGACATCCACGACACGCGCGAGTGGATCCTGCGCAATTCGCCGGTCCCGATCGGCACGGTGCCGATCTACCAGGCGCTGGAGAAGGTGAACGGCGATCCGGTGAAACTCACGTGGGAGCTGTACCGCGACACGATCATCGAGCAGTGTGAGCAGGGCGTGGACTACATGACCGTCCACGCGGGCGTGCTGCTGCGGTACGTACCGCTCGCGGCGAAGCGCGTCACGGGGATCGTCTCGCGCGGCGGCTCGATCATGGCCGCGTGGTGCCTCGCGCATCACCAGGAGTCGTTCCTCTACACCCACTTCGGCGAGCTGTGCGAGATCCTGCGCGAGTACGACGTGACGTTCTCGCTCGGCGACGGCCTGCGTCCGGGATCGATCGCCGACGCGAACGACGAGGCACAGCTCGCGGAGCTGCGCACGCTCGGCGAGCTCACCGGCATCGCCAAGTCCTACGGCGTGCAGGTGATGATCGAGGGTCCGGGCCACGTGCCGATGGACAAGATCGTGGAGAACGTGCGGCTCGAGGAGGAGTGGTGCGAGGAGGCGCCGTTCTACACCCTCGGCCCCCTGGCCACCGATATCGCGCCCGGCTACGACCACATCACCTCCGCCATCGGCGCGGCGATGATCGCGCAGGCGGGCACCGCGATGCTCTGTTACGTGACCCCGAAGGAGCACCTCGGACTGCCGAACCGGGACGACGTGAAGACGGGCGTGATCACCTACAAGATCGCCGCGCATTCGGCGGACCTCGCCAAGGGGCACCCGAAGGCACAGGAGCGGGACGACGCGCTGTCGACCGCACGGTTCGAGTTCCGCTGGCGCGACCAGTTCGCGCTCGCCCTCGACCCGGACACTGCGGTCGAGTACCACGACGAGACGCTGCCCGCGGAGCCTGCCAAGACGGCGCACTTCTGCTCGATGTGTGGGCCGAAGTTCTGCTCGATGCGCATCTCGCAGGACATTCGCGAGTACGCCGCAGAGAACGGGCTCGACACGGTCGAGGCGATCGAGGCGGGCATGGCCGAGAAATCCGAGGAGTTCGCCGAGGCCGGTAACCGCGTGTATCTGCCGATCGACGCGAAGTAA
- a CDS encoding TetR/AcrR family transcriptional regulator — protein sequence MAAESAREKVLDSYERILIDHGEKAATLEQVAAGAGVSKGGLLYHFRDKAALAEGLLERLVALSEQDAEEMAAAPDGPSAYYLRTSVFEDSPLDHAIIAATRLDSLPAERRREAFAQTQERWLELITAEVEDPAIARAILLMGDGLYYNASLGAQGDEPQRQIAELIGVVEKLKNQR from the coding sequence ATGGCAGCAGAGTCGGCGCGCGAGAAGGTCCTGGATTCGTACGAGCGGATCCTCATCGATCACGGCGAGAAGGCGGCCACGCTCGAGCAGGTTGCCGCCGGCGCCGGGGTGTCCAAGGGCGGGCTGCTCTACCACTTCCGCGATAAGGCGGCGCTGGCCGAGGGCCTGCTCGAGCGCCTCGTCGCGCTATCGGAGCAGGACGCGGAGGAGATGGCGGCGGCGCCGGACGGGCCGTCTGCGTACTATCTGCGCACGTCGGTGTTCGAGGATTCGCCGCTCGACCACGCGATTATCGCGGCGACACGCCTCGATTCGCTTCCCGCCGAGCGGCGCCGCGAGGCGTTCGCGCAGACGCAGGAGCGCTGGCTCGAGCTCATCACCGCGGAGGTCGAGGACCCGGCGATTGCGCGCGCGATCCTGCTCATGGGCGACGGGCTGTATTACAACGCGAGCCTCGGCGCGCAGGGCGACGAGCCGCAGCGCCAGATTGCCGAGCTCATCGGGGTCGTCGAGAAGCTCAAGAACCAGCGGTAA
- a CDS encoding MFS transporter, whose protein sequence is MFTTARITASRETANRAGATRRWLALTVLMLPVLLVAVDNTVLAFAVPQITEQLGASGTQILWIVDAYPLVLASLLVPMGSFADRFGRRRMLLIGSAGFTAVSVLAAFTPSAAWLIAARAGMAVFGAALMPATLSLIRNIFTDATERRTAIAIWAAAFAGGAALGPIVGGFLLEHFYWGSVFLMALPVMAPLLLAGPALIPESRDPHPGPVDAVSIALSLATMTPLVFGIKTFASGGSPVIATSAVILAVVAGTTFVRRQLGRANPMLDVRLFARPAFTGAVLANLLAIFSMVGFLFFVSQHLQLVSGLSPMAAGVMLLPGLGASVVTGLLAVRLVRFMTPGALITLGLLLNAAAYVVVAAAAYMASDIGLMLAFAILGAGIGVAETLSNDVILSSVPSHKAGAASAISETAYETGSVLGTAVLGSILGFVYSSVVSVPAVAGDAASAARETLAGGLGVASSLGGPEGAALADSARHAFDMGSIATSALAFVLMLGAAFLVHKTIRPSETGEASATVSTCDGDAAAEAAATDATTSEDAAAGSRI, encoded by the coding sequence ATGTTTACCACCGCCCGCATCACCGCATCCCGCGAGACCGCGAATCGCGCCGGCGCCACGCGCCGTTGGCTCGCGCTCACCGTGCTCATGCTCCCGGTGCTCCTCGTCGCGGTCGACAACACCGTGCTCGCGTTCGCGGTGCCCCAGATCACCGAGCAGCTCGGCGCCTCGGGCACGCAGATTCTCTGGATCGTCGATGCCTACCCGCTGGTGCTCGCCAGCCTGCTCGTGCCCATGGGCTCGTTCGCCGACCGCTTTGGCCGGCGCCGCATGTTGCTCATCGGTTCGGCAGGGTTCACCGCGGTATCGGTGCTCGCGGCGTTCACGCCGTCGGCAGCGTGGCTCATCGCAGCCCGCGCGGGCATGGCGGTGTTCGGCGCGGCGCTCATGCCGGCCACGTTGTCGCTGATCCGCAACATCTTCACCGACGCCACCGAGCGGCGCACGGCCATCGCGATCTGGGCGGCGGCCTTCGCCGGCGGCGCGGCCCTCGGCCCGATCGTCGGCGGGTTCCTCCTCGAGCACTTCTACTGGGGCTCGGTGTTCCTCATGGCGCTGCCCGTGATGGCGCCGCTCCTCCTCGCCGGCCCCGCGCTCATCCCCGAATCCCGCGACCCCCATCCGGGCCCCGTGGACGCGGTGTCCATCGCGCTCTCGCTCGCGACGATGACCCCGCTCGTCTTCGGTATCAAGACCTTCGCCTCGGGCGGCTCCCCGGTGATCGCCACGTCCGCCGTCATCCTTGCCGTGGTTGCGGGTACGACGTTCGTGCGGCGCCAACTGGGGCGCGCCAACCCGATGCTCGACGTGCGGTTGTTCGCGCGGCCGGCCTTTACCGGAGCCGTGCTCGCCAATCTGCTCGCCATCTTCTCGATGGTCGGCTTCTTGTTCTTCGTCTCGCAGCACCTGCAGCTCGTCAGCGGCCTCTCCCCCATGGCGGCCGGCGTCATGCTGCTCCCGGGACTGGGCGCGTCGGTCGTTACGGGTCTGCTGGCCGTGCGCTTGGTTCGGTTTATGACGCCGGGCGCGCTCATCACGCTCGGCCTGCTGCTCAACGCGGCGGCCTACGTGGTGGTGGCGGCCGCGGCCTACATGGCCAGCGACATCGGGCTGATGCTCGCCTTCGCGATCCTCGGCGCGGGCATCGGCGTCGCCGAAACCCTTTCGAACGACGTGATCTTGTCGTCGGTACCCTCGCACAAGGCGGGCGCGGCCTCGGCGATCTCGGAGACCGCGTACGAGACGGGGTCCGTGCTCGGCACGGCAGTGCTCGGGTCGATCCTCGGCTTCGTCTACAGCTCGGTGGTCTCGGTGCCCGCTGTTGCGGGGGACGCCGCATCGGCCGCACGCGAGACACTCGCCGGCGGGCTCGGGGTGGCCTCGTCACTCGGCGGGCCCGAGGGCGCGGCGCTCGCGGATTCCGCGCGCCACGCATTCGACATGGGCTCGATCGCTACATCCGCGCTCGCGTTCGTGCTGATGCTCGGCGCGGCGTTCCTCGTGCACAAGACGATCCGCCCCAGCGAGACCGGTGAAGCCAGCGCCACCGTCTCCACCTGCGACGGCGACGCGGCAGCCGAGGC